In the Burkholderia contaminans genome, GGCCTTGGAACTGGTATGCAACGCCTGCGCTGTATGCACGGTTGTTGCCGAAGTTCGTGTTGTTCGAGAACGAGTACGTGCCGCCGAATTGCAGGCCAGCGTAGTTCGCGCTCGTGAACTTGATCGTGTTGTTCTGAGCGACATCACCGTTCGTGCTCAGACGGTCGAGGTTCAGCGGGTGCGCGAAGTACGTGCCGCCCCACGAGCCCGTTGCCGTCAGCGGCGCCAGGTAGTCTTGCGTTGCGTCATACTGCTTACCCAGCGTGACCGTGCCGTACTGGCTCGACAGGCCGACGAAAGCTTGACGGTTGAACATGCCGCCGTTGCCGTTCGCGAACTTGCCGTTACCGATGTTGAAGCCGCTTTCCAACGTGAAGATTGCCTTCAGGCCGCCACCCAGGTCTTCCGAGCCACGCAGGCCGAAACGGCTCTGGTCAATGCCCGAACCCATCGCCCAACGCGACTTGCCAGCTTGGCCGAGTGCCGGCTGGACGTTGCTCGTGTAGGTGATGCCTGCGTCCAGCACGCCGTACAGCGTGACGCTGCTTTGCGCGTGAGCGACGGTAGCAAACGATGCTGCAGCTGCTGCAACGATCAGAGTCTTGTTCATTCGTGGAGCTCCCTTCTAAAAAGAGGCAGGTCTCGCGACCTTGTTCATAAACGGTCTGCAACCGCCCGGGAGCGCCATCGATTCTGCTGGCGGCGCCCGGATAGTTGCCCGTTTGGGAACCGTGAGTTTAGGGGTGTACCCTAGGGGAGCGATCCGCAAATAAAGAAATAAGCTTTTCCAGAACTAGAAATAATGAAAGTAGGGCCGAGTTATAAGTATTTGTTTTGATGTTTGTTTTTGACTTCTTGACGGGGGCTTTTTGGAGCCTTTCATCGCACCATTCTTTCATGTCATCGTCTTGACGGTTGCATAGAAACAACAAACGGATTCGGCGAGACACCCCGGAATCGGCAAATTTTACCCAATCCGATCTCGAATTTCAGGCTCGGACACCTAAAACGCATCCGTCGGCCAGTAAACAGCGCACGACATGCGTTCACCGGGGCACATCCATCCGTGGGCCATCCATACGGAAGGGCCGGCTTCGATCTGCCGGGGTTCGCCCACCTGCCGTGACACGCGGTAACAGCCTTAACCGCTCGCGTAACCCGGCCGGCCGACTGGCAGGCTAATGTAAGGCAGCCTCGAATACAGAACAGGACCGCCATGAATCGACGCTCGTTGTTACGCGCCATCGGATTGACCGCCGCCTTCATGGGCACCGGTGGCTGGCTCCGCGCCGCCTCGGCCCAGCCCGCTCCGCCCGTATACCGGCCGTCCGGCCCGAATCGCGTGCCCGGCGGGCCGCCCTATCCCGACCGCCCGGGCTTCGCACCGCCGGCCGCCCGGCACGATCGCCGCCCGCCGCCGCCACGGCCGCACGGCTATATATGGACGGACGGCTACTGGCGCTGGCAGCGTGGCCGCTATATATGGGTGCCGGGGCGCTGGGTCGCACGGCGCCCCGGGCGCCGATGGATACCCGGCTACTGGCGCCGCCAGGGACAGGTGTGGATCTACGTCGACGGCACCTGGCGATAGGCAGCCATCCGGCGCCCGCCCGGTGGCAGGCACGGGCCGGGCGGCGCGGGCAAATCCGTGCCGTTCAGCCCCGACAATCATGACGCCCGGCTGGCGCCCCGCGAATCCAGCCCCACCCCGCCCCAAAGCCGGTGCGCAAACCGGCGGCGACGCTTCCGGTCACGCAACCTCGGCCATCGACATGGCTCGCTGATCTACGGCGCACCATCCCGCCTCGAGCGGACCCTGCCGCACCCTTCGTCCGCCAGGCGGAGAAAGTCCGCTGTCGCGGTCGCCCCGTACCTGCCCTTGCAAGCGGGGCGCCGCCAGCGCATTGCCGCATCCGGGCCGAATGAAACACACCGGAGCATCAGCGCCCTCGCTCAACCCGACGAGACCATTCGGATAACGAAATCATGCAATGGCGATGCGCCGACAATCAAGCCACGCGTCGTCGCATCACAACCGATCCGCGGCACAACACGCAGCGACAAGACGGCGCACGCGCCCGCTCAGCGCCCGCCGCCCTCCAGCTCCCGTGCACGCCGTCGCGCAACGCAGATCGCGCGATGATGTTCGTCGGCCCACCGGATCATTGCCTGCATCGGCGTCAGGAACGAACGCCCGAGATCGGTCAGCGCATATTCGACACGCGGCGGCACTTCTGCGTACAACGTGCGACTGACGAAGCCGTCCTGCTCGAGCCGCTTGAGCGTGCGCGACAGCATCTGGTTCGACACATCGCCGATCGTACGGCCGAGTTCGTTGAAACGCATCGTCCCGCCGGACAGCGCTTCGAGTACGAGCAGGCTCCACTGGTCGCCGATGCGATCGAGCACATCGCGGATCGGGCACGGCTGATCGAGTTCGACGGGTTCATCGGCGGGCGGAAACGACATAACTGGATTCTCTTTCAAGGGCAATGCATGGTCAGCGCGGTGTGACCTGTTCACACCGCGCTGACTTCTTGTGACGGGTTCGCGGCAACTGTACCATTCGAGCGACCGACGGCCGCGCGGATTCGCCAGTTCAACGAAGCATGACGACGGCGCGCGGGCCTCGCCCAACCAGCATCGTGACGGTTCGCACCGGGCCGTGAATCCTTCGCGCCGACAAGGCTCGTGTATCCGCAACCATGCGCCGTCGCACGCCGATCGCCGCGGCAGGCTCGACCCGCCGTCGCGCATCGCGCACCGACCCACGCTTCGTCAGACGAGGAACCCGCAACATGTCATCGCTCCGCTCCTCCGTTCGCGCCGTTGCCGCGCTCGTCCTGCTGGCCGCGTCGACGGCCGCGCTGGCCGCCGGCCCGGCCACGCGCGACCTGGCCGCCGAGGAAGCCAACCGCCAGCTCGTGCTGACGTTCTACGACCGCTTCTTCAACAGGCACGAAGCCGTCGAAGCCGCCGCCGTCGTCGCGGACGACTACAAGCAGCACAACCCGCACGTGCCGGACGGCAAGAAGCCGTTCGTGTCGTACTTCGTCGGCGCGTTCCAGAAGAACCCGGCTTCGCGCGCCCGCATCGTGCGCAGCGCAACCGACGGCGACCTCGTCTACCTGCACGTGCATGCAACGGAGCGCCCGGGCGACCGCGGCGAAGCGGTCGTCGACATCTTCCGCGTAAAGGACGGCAAGATCGTCGAACACTGGGACGTGATCCAGCCGGTACCGGAAAAGTCCGCGAACGCGAACACGATGTTCTGACGCGCGCGGCCGGCGCTTGGTGCGCCACGATGCACACCATCCGTCGACGGACGACCGACCGTCTGGCAAGCGCGGATGCCCCGCGCCGGCGAAGTCCCCTACAATCGAGCTTCGCCGCCGCGCCGGCCTCCGTCCCGCATGACCGCACCGCCAGCCGCCGCGCCGCCGGCGTGCCGTCGCAAGCGAAGCACGGCCGGCACGGACGGCCGTTCGC is a window encoding:
- a CDS encoding porin, which produces MNKTLIVAAAAASFATVAHAQSSVTLYGVLDAGITYTSNVQPALGQAGKSRWAMGSGIDQSRFGLRGSEDLGGGLKAIFTLESGFNIGNGKFANGNGGMFNRQAFVGLSSQYGTVTLGKQYDATQDYLAPLTATGSWGGTYFAHPLNLDRLSTNGDVAQNNTIKFTSANYAGLQFGGTYSFSNNTNFGNNRAYSAGVAYQFQGLKLAGAYSQANLGDGTNANGATSSAIGGIASQGRVRTYGAAAGYAFGPAQVGAAWTQARLDNNAVGLGTLRTDNYEVNAKYNLTPALGLGAAYTYTNAKINNGSTHWNQFGLQADYALSKRTDVYAQAVYQRAAKNGIGASIYNGNNFSDNLPSSSINQTAATVGLRHRF
- a CDS encoding YXWGXW repeat-containing protein translates to MNRRSLLRAIGLTAAFMGTGGWLRAASAQPAPPVYRPSGPNRVPGGPPYPDRPGFAPPAARHDRRPPPPRPHGYIWTDGYWRWQRGRYIWVPGRWVARRPGRRWIPGYWRRQGQVWIYVDGTWR
- a CDS encoding winged helix-turn-helix transcriptional regulator codes for the protein MSFPPADEPVELDQPCPIRDVLDRIGDQWSLLVLEALSGGTMRFNELGRTIGDVSNQMLSRTLKRLEQDGFVSRTLYAEVPPRVEYALTDLGRSFLTPMQAMIRWADEHHRAICVARRRARELEGGGR
- a CDS encoding nuclear transport factor 2 family protein, which encodes MSSLRSSVRAVAALVLLAASTAALAAGPATRDLAAEEANRQLVLTFYDRFFNRHEAVEAAAVVADDYKQHNPHVPDGKKPFVSYFVGAFQKNPASRARIVRSATDGDLVYLHVHATERPGDRGEAVVDIFRVKDGKIVEHWDVIQPVPEKSANANTMF